CCGTGCAGATATCCTCAACCTCTTGAAGAAACTGCGGCAACAAATGGGGTTGACGATGCTCTATGTGTCCCACGATTTGTCGACGATTAAATACCTTTGCGACCGGATTGCCGTGATGTATCTGGGCAAGATTGTGGAAATTGGTCCGGTGAATGAAGTGGTGGCCGCACCGCAGCATCCGTATACCAAGGCATTGCTTTCCGCTGTGCCCGTAGCCGATCCCGATTATGTCAAGGAACGGCTGGTAATTGATGATGAGGTGCCGGATCAGATTAATCTGCCCGAGGGCTGCCGGTTCCGTCCCCGGTGCCCATATGCTACCGCTGCCTGTGTCGGTTTCAGCCACGAGCTTGTCGAGCGTGCAGAGGGTCAGTTCAGCGCCTGCATTTATACGCCCGAAGAGTGGAAGAGCCCGGTCAGCTGACCGGGCTCTTTATAATTTGCAGCGGGTTTCTTTGCCTAAAGCTGTCCCGCCCGCATCATTGTCATGCCGACATTGGCAGCGTCGGGCTTTGCTTTTCGTGCAACCAGTTGTGCCTGGCGATGGGCTTCTGCAATTGCCAGTTTTTCGTCAAGCGTGAGGATTTTGCGTGCTTCCATGACAATCTTGCCGTCGATGATTACCGTATCCACTTCGCTGCCGTTGGCGGAGTAGACCAGATTGGGGACAATGTTGCGGACCGGGTCGGTGATAATCGGGGCGAGGGCTGGATTGTCCAGGTCAATCATAATCATGTCGGCCTTTTTGCCTGGACGCAGAGAGCCGACTTCCTCGCCGAGGCCGATTGCCCGGGCCCCGTCAATGGTGGCCAGGCGCAGCATCTGCCAGGCGGGAAAGCGTCGGGGATCCCGGAAGCGGCATTTGTTGAGGATCGCTGTAAATTTCATTTCATTGAACATGTTGTTGCAGTTGTTGCCCGGCGCTTGATCTGAACCGAGGGCGAGGTTGCCGCGGGCTTCCAGGAATTCAGCGGCTGGGGGCACAATCCCGTCGATAATGCCAATGCTGCCAGAGCACAAAAGCATAGCTGCACCTCGGCGGGCCACCAACTGTGTCTCTTCTTTGGTTGCCTCAGTAAGGTGCACAGCCAGCAGGCGCCAGTCCAAATACCCCAGTTCATCCAAAAACTGAATGCTGCGCATGCCATAGCGTTTGAGCATCTGATTGATTTCCCGATCACCCTGGGCCACATGCATATGAATCATCGTCTCGTGCTTTTCGGCCAGCGCCTTGACCTCCTGAAGCAGCTCCCGGGATAGCATATCCGGGCCCTGGGGTCCCCAGAGGCAGGTGATGCGGTTATCGTCATAACCATGCCAGCGCTCAAACACCGATTTGGCACGAGTCAGTTTGTGGTTTCCGATTGCCGGGTCCAACGGGTAGAGGTCTCCCACCAGGAGTCCGCTCAAGTCCTCGGGCATTTCATTTATAGTTTCGGCAACCCTGGCCCGGGTGCCGACCCGGGCGTGGTTGGCGGCAATTTGCAGCATCGGCACGTCATAATCGCAGAAGGTGGTGGTCCCTGCCTTAACGCCTTCAATGATGTTCATTAACGAGCCAGCGACCCGTGCCTCATCGGTCAGGGTTTTGGTGAAGGGCCACAGTCCCTGTTGCATCCAATTATCAGTGTCCTGGGCCAGGCCGCGAAGGATGCCGATTCCCGTGTGTATGTGGGCATCAACCAGGCCGGGCATGACCACCTTGTTTTTGGCGTCGATGCGGCGGCGGGCCTGGAAGTTCTGTTCTAGCTCCCGACTAGGCCCGACGGCGACGATTTTATTGTCGCGGATAGCAACTGCTCCGTCCGGCAGCATGCCGACCCCCGGGCCCTCCATGGTTAGGACATATCCGTTGGTGATCAGGATGTCGAGCATATCAATCCCCCTCGTTTTTGTTTATTTTAACACAGACACCGGTATGCTTCCGAATCGACCAGAATTTGGCGGCAATAATTCTGGAATTTAACCTTAGTAAGGCAGGATTTTTCGGAAAAAAAGGGAAATAAATCTCATGCCAATAATGGCAGTTGATTGGCAAGGAGGTAAGGTTAATTATGGCTACAATTACGGCACAGATTCTTGTGGGTAGCGGTCACCCGAATCATGATGGAATCTGGCCCGGGCACTGTTTATATCTCAGCGAGAACAGCCGCCCCACATGGATATTGGTGCCCGATGCCCTGAGCAGTGAGGAGCGGGCCAAAGTTACATGGATTCCCACGGTGGAAAGCATGTTGGAAGATGCGTTGCTGATGATTGCGATTCATGTAATAAAGGCGCCACCGATTGTTGAGCTGGCCCAAGAATATATTCAAAGCCAGGAACAGAACTGGGTTGTGATGTATGAGGACGTGGAACCGGAAAACCGCCGACGTCTCTACCAACGGTGCCGGGAGTTGGAGAATAATTTCAAACTGGTAATCACTGTTCTCAGGGGGAGCGCCATTGAGGAACAATTGCCGGTATTGACAGAATATCAAATGGATGTGGAAGTGTGTACGCCTAGCTTCGTTCGCCTCTATTCTCGCTGGTTGGAGCAAACCCGGGTTGAGGGAGAATTATGAAGTTAGACAGACAATCGCTAATTGACCGGACACTGGTCAAAGGCAGTGGCCCGCCGGTTCTGTTTTTGCACGATGCCTTCGGACCGGGGACCTGGGAGTACGTGATTCCTGAACTGGTAGACCGGTATCAGGTATTTTGTCCCGTGCTGCCAGGCTTTTTTGTTAACGATGGAAAAGTTGAGTATGATGACTTCTTCTGTGTTGAGTTTGTCCTACAGGTGTTGGCTGCTTTGGACTTGCCCCGGGTTATAATCGCCGGTTGCGGTGCAGGGGCCAGGATTGCCCTGAATTTTGTGCTTGATCATCCCAACCGGGTCTCTCGGTTGATTATCTGCCAGGCAACGGGTCTGCGGCGGAATTTAACCGGCTTGTTTCCTGGGGCCAGCATGCTGACCAAAAGAATGCTTTCAGTTCTGTTGGCCGACAGTAAGTTGGTGGCGGCTTTGGTGCGCAAGGGATTTGTCGACAAGGAGCATCCGCTTCTGCCGGCAACCGGTACACAGTTCGCCAAGTACTTGGAAGAACCTGCGCTTAGAGAGAATATCGCCCGCCTGCTGGCACATTCGTTGAGCAGGGCCTCGTTTTGGCCGGTATTGCTCCCATCCGTAGCCGTCAGGACCCTTATCTTGTGGCCTACCGAGGACGAGTTTTGTCCTGTCAGTGGTGGACGGGAATTACATCAGTTACTTAGATATAGTGACTTAAAGCTTTTGGAAGGTTACGGCCACTTTGCCACCGTGGAGGCGCCCGGAGTTTTCGCCGAGGAGATAGTATCTTTTGCCACTCAGTAGTAATGCCCCCAGCTTTTAACGCTACGGGCAGAATGATATAACGAGCTGTCTGTGGGCCGGTATATCCGGGATGTTTTTGAGCAGGATATTGCTCAAAAACCCCAAAAAATTCACCTAGGCAGCGAAAATTACTGTAAAGGGGGACTGGAGCTGAATATTGATGTGTTTCAGGCCCGGCAGGATCCGGTAAAACGCAATATTTTCCTGGCCCAGCAGCGGGAATTTGTACGCAAGACAGCTTCAGTCCATTGTCGGCGCCCGCTGGAATGGGGCCGGGACGAGGAATTGAGTATTGCATTAATTGCCCTAGATACTGCCGTGGACGCCTACCTCCCTGATAAAAACGCCAAATTTACCACTTTTGCTTCGTTGGTTATCCGGCGCAGGCTTACCGATTATCTGCGTAATCGCAGTCGTCGCGCCCAGCGGGAACTCCCGGTGGATGAATTGCCCGAGTGGAAATCACCGGAACCAAGCGAAGATATGCTGCGGATGGAGCGGGCTTGGGAACTGGAGGAGTTTCAACGGCAGATTAGCCGCTATAATATATCCTTTAAGGAATTGGCAAAAGAGTCCCCCCGTCATCAGCAAGTGCGTTCCCGTCTGTTGCGGGCCATCGCCACTATCTGTCGCGATCAGAAATTGCTGCAGACAATTCTTGACCGGGGCCGGCTGCCTTTGGAGCAGATGTCGGAACTCACCGGTGAGACCAAGAAAGCGTTATCCAAGCGGCGCCGTTATTTACTGGCGGCTTTGCTGGTCCATGCCCGCAGGGCAGACTTCCCGTTCATTGCTACTTATTTAGGGTTAGGAGGTGAAGAAGATGCCCAAGACAGGAGTGATTTGTAAAATTGAACAGGATTGTTATTACATCCTCACCCCCCAGGGTGATTTTGAGCGTATTCCAGGCGCTCCCGCCCGGGGCGCCAAACTGGGTGACCGTGTGCGGGTATCTTCCCACTCCTGGCGGCGACTGGTGGCAGTCGCTGCGGCCCTAGCTCTGATTGTTACCGGTGTTTTGAGCCTGCATCCCGGCAGGTTTCCGTCGGGCAGCGATGAATACTGGCTTGCCCTGGACGTAAACCCGAGCATTGGGTTCAAAGTTTCCGAGACCAAACATGTAACCGAAATCCGGGCTTACAATGAAAGCGGCGAGACCCTTTTGGCTTCCCTGGAGCTGGCGGGCGAGGAGCTATACACAGCCCTGGGCCTCATCCTGGCAGAAACGGTAAGCCGGGGTTTTGTAGCCGGGGATGTGGTTCTATCTAAAGACATTAATTTTGACCTGGACATCGACCTCTTGGCAGGCGCTTTGGAAAGCAGGGAATTGGCCCTCAGTCTCCGGATTGTCGAACTGGAGCATGCCGGCAGTGGTGAAAGTTCACCGTTGCGGGAAGTTTTATCGGCAGTCGCTGCCGGGTATGGCCGGGAGCTGAGCCTGGACGAACCGGGAGCGGTGGCCGCTGCTGCCGCAGAGCTGCTTCCAGCTGCCCAAGTGGTGAAGACAGAGGCATGGCAACAAGATGTGGTTGCCCAGTACTTGGTGGAAAAATACCAAGTGGGCGGGGAACTGGTCGCCGAAATGCTGGAGTCCTTCAAATCTGAGGATGTGGCATTGATTCTGGACTATGCCCGCGGGCAGCACTTGTCTCCCAGGGAGGTTTGGGAGGAAATAAAGGGCTCAGGTAAAGCGCCTGCGGCCTGGCTGGAAACTGAGGACGTCGCCAACGGCGATTTGGCAGTGGTTGAGGACCAGCGTCAAAGCCTTGACCAACTGGCAAGCGCCTATCAAATTCCTGCCGGACGCCTGAGTAGTTTGATGCGTAAGGGGTATAGCCTGGAGGAGTTGACAAAGCTTTTGGCTATGGCCGGCAGAGGTCAGGATAATCTGACCCAGACAATCAAGGCCTATGAGGAGGCCGACAGGGACCCGCTTTTCTTTGAATATGGTCAAGTCCCCGAAGACGAAAGTTCGGAGAATGGATCTAACGATAACTCAGGAGATGAATTTGATTCTGACAATAGTTCCGGTCGCGATGGCGACACTCCTTCACCAGACCCTATCAGTGTTGACGACCTGATGGGCCGGTTTGGCGTCAACCGTGGCGAAATAACCCGGTTAACTGCCAAAGGGTATCAGCTGGCGGAGGTCTGGGAGGTATTCTTGCTGGCCGAACGCAGCGGCCAGGCGGTTAGATTTGTCACCGATCAGCTGGAGTCCTCCGTGGACTGGCGCCAGTTCATTGCGCAGCTGGAACTTCAACCCGCCGCAGTCCGGGATATTGAACTGCTTCCCGGGCGCATCGGCGCCAACAAAAATAGCAACCCCGGCCGTAACAGGCGGCCGTGATTTGCCCAACTCCCCAGAACAAGCCCGCTGCCCCGCGGGTTTGTTCGCTTTTTAGGGTAATATAAAAAGTAGCCAATTCTAATGCCGCAGCGGAAAACTTCGTGTGTAATATGCTTCTATATGAAGGAAAATCGTTGTTTATCACAGAATTGATTAATAACATTAATTGGGGGAGTGGTACGATGATAATCGGGGTGGGGGTTGATTCAATTGAAATTGACCGGGTAAGGCAGGCTGCAGAGCGCATTGAGTTTCGGCAGCGGATCTATACACCTCTGGAACTCAGCCAGCTCTCGGCAACCAGAGAGTCCCCGCGGCTAGCGACGCTGTTTGCCGCCAAAGAGGCCGTTTTCAAGGCCCTGGGCACCGGTCTACGTGGCCACTCCTGGCAACAAGTGGAGGTGGTGCATCAGGCCAACGGACGCCCATTGGTGCAGCTCCACGGCCAGGCTCGCATCACCGCCCGGCGTCTGGGCGCCAGGCATGTTCATCTGTCACTGACCCACGACCACACGCGGGCAATTGCCTTTTGTATTCTTGAAGGGGGTATACCTGTATGACCTGGCTGACGACCGGAAAGCAGATGCGGCAAATTGACCGCCGGGCAATTGAAGAGTTGCAGGTTCCCGGCGCCCTGCTGATGGAGGCGGCGGCTGTTTTTACGGCCAATGTTGCCAGTGAGCACTGCCGACGCGGGGGCAACGTTGCGGTGATCTGCGGCTCCGGTAACAACGGGGGCGATGGCTGGGGGGCGGCACGCCATCTGGCGGCCCGGGGCTATTCTGTGATGGTCTATACGGCATGCGACCCTGAAACACTGGAGGGAGATGCCCGC
The DNA window shown above is from Bacillota bacterium and carries:
- a CDS encoding amidohydrolase, yielding MLDILITNGYVLTMEGPGVGMLPDGAVAIRDNKIVAVGPSRELEQNFQARRRIDAKNKVVMPGLVDAHIHTGIGILRGLAQDTDNWMQQGLWPFTKTLTDEARVAGSLMNIIEGVKAGTTTFCDYDVPMLQIAANHARVGTRARVAETINEMPEDLSGLLVGDLYPLDPAIGNHKLTRAKSVFERWHGYDDNRITCLWGPQGPDMLSRELLQEVKALAEKHETMIHMHVAQGDREINQMLKRYGMRSIQFLDELGYLDWRLLAVHLTEATKEETQLVARRGAAMLLCSGSIGIIDGIVPPAAEFLEARGNLALGSDQAPGNNCNNMFNEMKFTAILNKCRFRDPRRFPAWQMLRLATIDGARAIGLGEEVGSLRPGKKADMIMIDLDNPALAPIITDPVRNIVPNLVYSANGSEVDTVIIDGKIVMEARKILTLDEKLAIAEAHRQAQLVARKAKPDAANVGMTMMRAGQL
- the acpS gene encoding holo-[acyl-carrier-protein] synthase; the protein is MIIGVGVDSIEIDRVRQAAERIEFRQRIYTPLELSQLSATRESPRLATLFAAKEAVFKALGTGLRGHSWQQVEVVHQANGRPLVQLHGQARITARRLGARHVHLSLTHDHTRAIAFCILEGGIPV
- a CDS encoding ABC transporter ATP-binding protein, with the translated sequence MRGRNRLNFRREVQMIFQDPYETLNPRFNVLETIAEPLRIHGVKEKDEIHRRVLEVLELAELKPPEQYLYSFPHELSGGQRQRVAIARGIVLEPKFLVADEPVSMLDVSIRADILNLLKKLRQQMGLTMLYVSHDLSTIKYLCDRIAVMYLGKIVEIGPVNEVVAAPQHPYTKALLSAVPVADPDYVKERLVIDDEVPDQINLPEGCRFRPRCPYATAACVGFSHELVERAEGQFSACIYTPEEWKSPVS
- a CDS encoding alpha/beta hydrolase; this encodes MKLDRQSLIDRTLVKGSGPPVLFLHDAFGPGTWEYVIPELVDRYQVFCPVLPGFFVNDGKVEYDDFFCVEFVLQVLAALDLPRVIIAGCGAGARIALNFVLDHPNRVSRLIICQATGLRRNLTGLFPGASMLTKRMLSVLLADSKLVAALVRKGFVDKEHPLLPATGTQFAKYLEEPALRENIARLLAHSLSRASFWPVLLPSVAVRTLILWPTEDEFCPVSGGRELHQLLRYSDLKLLEGYGHFATVEAPGVFAEEIVSFATQ